A single window of Lytechinus variegatus isolate NC3 chromosome 8, Lvar_3.0, whole genome shotgun sequence DNA harbors:
- the LOC121419682 gene encoding cytochrome P450 3A56-like — translation MELEILGMSMSLTMALVTIILAFIVFYLTKDYWCHTYWKRRGVVFEPGSPILGTFIPFKKGLATGYDILQKKHGKVYGMYTFQEPILVVGDPDMLRHIFVKNFSQFHDRPRFLNMNEDMLHGLGALEGKRWHEVRNVVSPTFSAAKMKQMAPLVNKSADHLVEHFGKMQKKKGFVECKELFGSFAIDTIGSCAFGLDIDAQSDPNNPFVSNAKRGFLFDFGMLFLLSNICHPIGRILTKTGLCTFFPVDVIEFFRNVTLKAVELRKNISSGNMTKRVDFLQLLLDAHKDAERETEEDEDDLTAFDHHDNRHSPTNTPPKNVQLTDRELCAQAVTFFIAGYETTTTLLGFIFYALARNSHVQEKLIEEVDKMAPSRDTVGYSSVAHMPYMDKVVCETLRMFPPAAIGNRLCTESFEYNGIMVEKGVQVMFPLKAIHHNPEYWPEPEKFDPERFNKSEREKRHPYSYLPFGSGPRNCVGMRFALMETKMAVCRLLQKFRFETCAQTEIPTVFGGGGTLTPPNGVTLKAIPRTNSVA, via the exons ATGGAGCTTGAAATACTCGGAATGTCGATGTCATTGACGATGGCCCTCGTCACCATCATCCTCGCCTTCATTGTCTTCTACTTGAC GAAGGATTATTGGTGTCACACCTACTGGAAACGTCGAGGCGTCGTATTTGAACCGGGATCACCAATTCTGGGTACTTTTATACCATTTAAAAAG gGTTTAGCAACAGGATATGATATTTTACAGAAGAAACATGGAAAGGTGTACGG AATGTACACTTTTCAAGAACCCATCCTTGTCGTGGGAGACCCGGATATGTTGAGGCATATCTTTGTCAAAAACTTTTCTCAATTCCACGATCGACCG AGATTTCTGAACATGAATGAGGATATGTTACATGGTCTTGGTGCTTTAGAAGGGAAACGCTGGCATGAAGTAAGAAATGTTGTCAGTCCAACATTTAGTGCTGCCAAAATGAAACAG ATGGCACCTCTAGTGAATAAAAGTGCAGATCATCTAGTGGAGCATTTTGGGAAGATGCAAAAGAAGAAAGGATTCGTCGAATGCAAAGA ACTCTTTGGATCATTTGCCATTGATACAATTGGAAGCTGTGCTTTTGGCCTAGACATCGACGCCCAATCAGACCCAAATAACCCGTTCGTGTCCAATGCAAAACGAGGATTTCTATTTGATTTCGGCATGCTCTTTCTTCTTAGTA atatatgtCATCCGATAGGTAGGATCTTGACCAAGACGGGCCTTTGTACATTCTTCCCTGTTGATGTGATAGAGTTCTTCAGGAATGTGACTCTAAAGGCTGTAGAACTAAGAAAGAATatatcttcaggaaacatgaCAAAG CGGGTAGACTTTCTCCAGCTATTACTTGATGCTCATAAAGATGCCGAGAGAGAGACTGAAGAAGACGAAGATGATCTCACTGCATTTGATCACCATGACAACCGGCACAGCCCCACGAATACACCACCGAAGAATGTACAATTGACTGATAGAGAACTCTGTGCTCAA GCAGTAACGTTTTTCATAGCTGGTTACGAGACGACCACCACACTCCTAGGGTTCATCTTCTATGCATTAGCCAGGAACTCTCATGTCCAGGAGAAGCTCATCGAGGAGGTGGACAAAATGGCACCCTCCAGGGATACTGTGGGGTACAGTTCTGTTGCCCACATGCCGTACATGGACAAGGTTGTCTGCGAGACACTCAGGATGTTTCCTCCAGCTGCAAT TGGCAACAGACTATGCACCGAATCCTTTGAATACAACGGCATAATGGTGGAGAAAGGAGTCCAAGTTATGTTCCCGTTAAAAGCAATCCATCACAATCCTGAGTATTGGCCTGAGCCAGAGAAGTTTGATCCTGAAAG ATTTAACAAGTCTGAACGAGAGAAAAGACACCCATATTCTTACCTGCCCTTTGGGAGCGGTCCTCGAAACTGCGTTGGGATGCGTTTCGCTCTCATGGAAACCAAAATGGCCGTGTGTCGTCTTCTTCAGAAGTTTAGGTTCGAGACGTGTGCACAGACAGAG attccAACAGTATTCGGAGGTGGTGGTACACTTACTCCACCCAACGGTGTTACCCTAAAAGCTATACCAAGAACAAATTCTGTTGCCTGA